A window of Kineococcus sp. NBC_00420 genomic DNA:
GGCGCTGGACCTCGCGTTCGGCGAGGAACGCCTCGTACCCGCCGCCGACGACCCGCACGACCTGCTGGACCAGGTCGAGTTCCACGACCCGGTCGACGGTGCGGGCCAGGAACTCCCGGTCGTGGCTGACGACGACGGCGGGGGAGCGCAGTTCGGTGACGAACTTCTCCAGCCGGGCCAGACCGTCCAGGTCGAGGTCGTTGGTGGGTTCGTCGAGCAGGAACACGTCGTAGCGCGAGAGCAGCAGCGCGGCCAGCCCCGCGCGGGCGGCCTGCCCGCCGGAGAGCGACGTCATCGCCGCGTCCGCGGAGACGGTCAGGCCGAGGTCGGCGAGGACCTCGTCGGTGCGTTCGTCGAGGTCCGCCCCGCCCAGGTTCAGCCAGCGGTCCAGGGAGTCGGCGTAGCGGTCGTCGGCGCCGGGCCTCCCCTCGGCCAGGTCGTCCGCGGCGTCGTCCATCTGCTGCTGGGCCTCGGCGACGCCGGTGCGCCGGCCGAGGAACTGCGCGACCGACTCACCCGGGCGGCGTTCGGGTTCCTGCGGCAGGTAGCCGACGGTCGCGCTCGGCGGCGACAACGAGATCGTCCCCGTCTCGGGGGTGTCCTGGGCCGCCATCAGCCGCAGCAGCGTCGACTTCCCCGCGCCGTTGGCCCCCACCAGCCCGACGACGTCCCCGGGCGCGACGACGAGGTCCAGACCGGAGAACAGCGCGCGGGTGCCGTGGGCGGCGCTGAGGTCCTTGGCGACGAGGGTTGCACTCACCGGACCATTCTCGCCCGTCGCGCGACCCGTCGTCGCTCACGTTTCCCCGGGGCGCAGGATGGTGACCGTGGACGCCACCCAGCACGCCCGGTCCTTCGGCGCGGCCGCCGACTCCTACGCCCGGGCCCGGCCCGGCTACCCGCGCGACGCGGTCGACTTCCTCGTGGGGGACGCGGCCCGGGTGCTCGACCTCGGCGCGGGAACGGGCAAGTTCAGCCAGGCCCTCGTCGCGGCGGGGCACGAGGTCGTCGCCGTCGAACCCTCCACCCGGATGCTCGCGCAGCTGCGGGAGGTCCTGCCGGAGGTCGAGGCGCACGAGGGCTCGGCGGAGGCGACGGGGCTGCCGTCGGCGTCCGTGGACGCCGTGGTCGTGGCCCAGGCGTGGCACTGGGTGGACGCCGCACGGGCCGTGCCTGAGGTGGCCCGGGTCCTGCGTCCCGGCGGGAGCCTCGGCCTGGTCTGGAACGTGCGCGACGACACCGTCGACTGGGTCCGCCAGGTCTGGGACCTGGCCCAGCGCGGGCAGGAGCAGGAGATGCGCACCGACACGACCGAGGTCGGCCCGCCGTTCGGCGCCGCCCACCGCTTCGAGACCCGGTTCGAGCACGTCACCGACCGGGCCGGGATCCTCGACCTCGTCGCCTCCCGCAGCTACGTCATCGTCCTGCCCGAGGACGAACGCCGCGACCTCCTCGCCGCCGTGGCGGACGTCCTCGACGAGCATCCCGACCTGCGTGGCCGGGACGAGGTCCGCGTCCCGTACCTGACGCACTGCACCCGGTTCACGCTCCGCTGAGAGCCGTCCGGGCGAAACCCGAGCGGGATCACGCCCCGTGACGGCAGACTGCCCCTCAGGTGCCGGGGGGCACCCGGACGAGCGAACGGCCGGGGGGCTGACATGACGGTCACGAGGATGGAAGGTGCCCACGGGCACCGCACGACTCACCGCACGAATCACCGCACGAATCACCGCACGAGTCACCGCACGAGCGATCTCGAGGTGCGCCGCGACCCGCTCCGGGCCCGGGCCCTGGCCGCGGCGGGTCTCTCGCTGCTCTGGCCCGGCCTCGGGCACGCGTACCTGGGACGGACGTCGACCGCCGTCGCGTTCGTGATCGCCCAGGTCCTCGTCGTGGTGCTCTCGGTCATGCCCGGCTTCTGGCGCGTGACGGCCCCGGTGTGGGTGCTGCTGGTGGTCGGCTCCGCGTGGAGCGCCGCGCGGACGGCCCGTCGCGACGCACGGGCATCCGTCGACTGACTGCACTATCGGCGGGCCACTTGACCCGCGTCCGGGCGGGTGACAGTTTCCGGGCGTGGCAGAACTCGAGGACACCGCCGGTGCCGGTGCGGCACCGCGCCCCGTCCTGCTGACCGTCGACGACGACCCGGCCGTCTCCCGGGCGGTGGCCCGCGACCTGCGCCGCCGCTACGGCCGTGAGTACCGGATCGTGCGCGCGGAGTCCGGTGCCGACGCGCTCGGCGCCCTGCGCGAGCTGAAGCTGCGCGGGGAACCCGTCGCGGCGGTCCTCGCCGACTACCGGATGCCGCAGATGGACGGCGTCGAGCTCCTCGAGCAGGCGATGGACCTCTTCCCCACCGCCCGTCGGGTGCTGCTCACCGCCTACGCCGACACCTCCGCGGCGATCCGGGCCATCAACGACGTCGACCTCGACCACTACCTGCTCAAACCGTGGAACCCGCCGGAGGAGAAGCTCTACCCCGTCCTCGACGCCCTCCTCGAAGGCTGGCGGGCGATCCCGGCGCGGCCCGTCGACGAGGTCGTCGTCGTCGGCGACCGGTGGTCGGCGCGGTCCTTCGCGGTGCGGGACTTCCTGGCGCGCAACGAAGTCCCCTACCGGTGGCTGCTGGCCGAGCAGCCCGAGGCCGTGCGTCTCATGAGTGCCGTCGACTCCACGCGTCTGCCCGTCGTGGTCGCCCCCGGCCCCGACGGTCTCGTCGTGCTCGTCGATCCCGACGACACCGCCCTGGCCGAGCACGTCGGGCTCTCGACCCGCCCGCAGCAGGACTTCTACGACCTCGCCATCGTCGGCGGCGGCCCCGCCGGGCTGGGCGCCGCGGTCTACGGCGCCTCCGAGGGGCTGCGGACGGTCCTCGTCGAGGAGCACGCCACCGGTGGGCAGGCCGGACAGAGCTCCCGGATCGAGAACTACCTCGGCTTCCCCGACGGCCTCTCCGGCGCGCAACTCGCCGACCGGGCCCGGCGACAGGTCGCGAAGTTCGGCGCCGAGACCCTCGCCGCGCGCAGCGTCACCGCCCTGGAGACCTCCGGTGGCGCGCACGTCGTCCGCTTCGCCGACGGGACCAGCGTCGCCGCGCACACCGTCCTGCTCGCGACCGGGGTGTCCTACCGGACCCTGGAAGGACCCGGTCTCGACGAGTTCACCGGCCGCGGCGTCTACTACGGGGCCGCGTTGAGCGAGGTGAACGCCTGCGCCGAGGAGGACGTCTTCGTCGTCGGCGCCGCGAACTCCGCCGGGCAGTCCGCGGTGAACCTCGCCCGGTCGGCCCGCAGCGTCACGATGCTCGTGCGGGGCCCCTCGCTCGAGGCGTCGATGTCGTCCTACCTGATCGAGCAGATCCGGGCCCTCGGCAACGTCCACGTGCGCACCTGCACCGAGGTCGTCCGCGCCGCCGGTGACGGGCACCTGCACTCGATCGTGGTGCGGGACAGGCAGTCCGGCCAGGAACAGGAACTCCCCGCCACCCACGTCTTCGTCTTCATCGGCGCCTCCCCGCGCACCGGGTGGCTGGAGGGGACCGTGCAGCGCGACGCCCACGGGTTCGTCGTCGCCGGCCCCGACCTGCACCTCGTCGACGGACGCCCACCCGGCTGGACCCTGGACCGCGCGCCGTACCACCTCGAGACCTCCGTCCCCGGGGTCTTCGTCGCCGGCGACGCCCGCGCGGACTCCGTGAAGCGGGTCGCGTCCGCCGTGGGTGAGGGAGCGATGGCCGTCATGCTCGTCCACCGCTACCTGGCCCGGTCGTGAACCCCGACGCGAACCCCGCCGTGCGGCTCGCCCCCGAGGAACTGCGGACCCTGTTCCTCTTCGAGAAGCTGTCGGAGGAGCAGTTGCGGATGCTGTCGGCGACCGGGGAGGTCGTCGACGTCGCGCCCGGCCCGCTCTACGCCGAGGGCGAGAAGGCCACCTGCTTCTACGTCCTGCTCTCCGGCGCCATCGCCCTCTCCCACCGCGGGAACGGCACCGACGACCTCGAGGTCGGCCGCACCCGCCAGCGCGGCGTCTACTGCGGCGCGTGGGAGGCCTACCTCGGCGACGACGCACCCGAGGGGTACGGCTCCTCCGTCCGCGTCCTCGAACCCGCCCGCTTCTTCGTCCTGCCGGCCTGGAAGTTCGGCAGGGTCGTCCGCGAGTGGTTCCCGATGGCCGTCCACCTGCTGGAGGGCCTGCGCATCGGGATCACCGAGGCCCAGGAACTCATCGGCGCTCGCGAGCGCCTGCTGGCCCTCGGCTCGCTGACCGCGGGACTCACCCACGAACTCGGCAACCCGGCCGCGGCGCTGGCCCGGACCCTGGGGCAGCTGCAGGAGGGCCTGGACGTCCTCGCACCTCCCGTCCCCGTGACCGGAGCCGTTGCGGTGCCGCGTGATCCGCTGGGGCGCGCCGAGGCGGAGGACCGGCTGCTGGACGTCCTCGACGAGCTGGGGGTGGCCGAGCCCGACGACCTCGCCCCGGTCCTCGTCGAGCACGGGGTCAGCGTCGAGTTCCTCGGGTCGCTGGGTGGGCGGGCCGCCGTCGAGACGTACGCGCGGGGGTTGTCGGTGCGTTCCCTCGTCGCCGAGGCCGCCGCGGCGTCGGCCCGCATCAGCGCGCTGCTGGCCTCGGCGGGCAACTACGCCCAGCTCGACCGCGCGGCCGAGGGGTGGGTCGACGTCCGGGAACTGCTCGACGCGGCGATCGAGATGCTCGGTGCGGGAGCCGGCCGCGCGGTCGGCAACGCCCACGTCGTGAAGGACTACGCCGACGTGCCCAGGCTGCTCGGGCAGGCCGGCGAGCTCGGCCAGGTCTGGACCAATCTCCTCGACAACGCCCTCGACGCGCTGGCGCCGGGACCGGGCACGGTCACCGTGCGGGTCCGCGACGGGGACCCCGGGGTCGTGGTGGAGATCGCCGACGACGGACCGGGGATCCCCCCGGAACTCCTGGGCCGCATCTTCGAACCCTTCGTCACCACGAAGGACGTCGGTCAGGGGACCGGTCTCGGCCTCGACATCGCGTGGCGGATCGTCGTGCACCGCCACCACGGGCGGCTCGGCGTCACCAGCGAACCCGGCAACACCGTGTTCCGGGTGTGGCTGCCGCTCACCTCAGAACCCCCCACGTCCGAGCTCTCGTCCGGAGGAGAACAGTGACCGAACCAATCGACCCCACCGCCGCCCCCAGCGGCCCCGGCTGCGCCGACTGCGAGGTCTCGGACCCGCAGGGCTGGTGGTTCCACCTGCGCCGTTGCGCCGCCTGCGGGCACGTCGGCTGCTGCGACTCCTCGCCCGGCCAGCACGCCAGCGGCCACGCCGCGTCCTCCGGGCACCCCGTGGTGCGCTCCTACGAACCGGGGGAGGAGTGGTTCTACGACTTCGGCACCGAGGAGACCTTCGAGTCCGGTCCGGACCTCGCCCCGCCGCTGAACCACCCCGAGGACCAGCCCGTCCCCGGCCCGCACGGCCGCGTCCCCTGGAACTGGACGACGCTGCTGCACTGAGGCCCCCGGATCCCGCGGAAACAACACTTTCCGCCCTCGCGGGGACCCCTCCGGGGGCGGAAAGTGTTGTTTCCGCGCGGGATCGGGGGCGGGGAAGGTTCGTTGCGCGGGGGGAGCGCCTAGGCTCCGGGGGTGAAGTACCTCCTGGTCGTCATCGTCCTCGCCGTCGTCGCGTTCCTCGCCTACCGACGCATCCGCGGGTCGGGCTCGAACCTGGACGGCGGGGTCAACCGCGAACGGCTGCGGGACGAGTTCCGCGCCGGGAACGACCCGCAGGACCCGAGCGACCGGAGCTGAGCCCCACCAGCACCAGCAGCGCGACCGTCGAACCGGTCGTGCCCAGCGTCATGTCCCCGAGGGTGTCCTCGTAGGCCGTGGCCAGCTCGGTGCCGTGGCGGATGAACGTCCACCACTCGCCGATCTCCCACAGCAGCGCCAGCAGCGCCCCACCGCCGACGACGGCGACCGCCCGCGCCCACCGCGGTCGCAGCGCGACGACGTCGAGGACCAGCCCCAGGCCCAGGGTCAGCAGGAACCAGTTGAGGAAGTGCAGGGCGTCGTCCCACCAGACGAGCGAGTCGTAGAGGTCGAGCGTGTTCCCGCTGACGTCGACCAGGAACGGCAGCATCACCAGGGTGAGACCCGTCCAGGGCGCTCGCCGTCCCGACCGGTCCAGCACCCGCCACAGCAGCGGGACGACCAGCATCATCAGCGGGTAGAACACCAGCCGGGCCGTGAACCCCTTGCCCGCGAACTGGGGCAGGTCCCGCGCGAACGTCGCCACGAGCAGCTGGACCACCGTCGCGGCGAGCACGACGGCGGCGGCGGTCCAGCGCGGTGCTCGCATTCCCCTAGTCTTCCGCCCGTCCGGCGCGCGCCGGGACGGATTCGGAGGACTCGGCATGGCGAACGGTTCGGGGCGACCCGGTTGGCAGTTGCACGGCGACGGGCGCAGCGTCCGGCCCGGGGCGGTCGTCGCTCCCGAGGAGCGGCTCGCGTGGCCGCGGACCATCGGGATCGGGCTGCAGCACGTC
This region includes:
- a CDS encoding class I SAM-dependent methyltransferase — its product is MVTVDATQHARSFGAAADSYARARPGYPRDAVDFLVGDAARVLDLGAGTGKFSQALVAAGHEVVAVEPSTRMLAQLREVLPEVEAHEGSAEATGLPSASVDAVVVAQAWHWVDAARAVPEVARVLRPGGSLGLVWNVRDDTVDWVRQVWDLAQRGQEQEMRTDTTEVGPPFGAAHRFETRFEHVTDRAGILDLVASRSYVIVLPEDERRDLLAAVADVLDEHPDLRGRDEVRVPYLTHCTRFTLR
- a CDS encoding sensor histidine kinase — encoded protein: MNPDANPAVRLAPEELRTLFLFEKLSEEQLRMLSATGEVVDVAPGPLYAEGEKATCFYVLLSGAIALSHRGNGTDDLEVGRTRQRGVYCGAWEAYLGDDAPEGYGSSVRVLEPARFFVLPAWKFGRVVREWFPMAVHLLEGLRIGITEAQELIGARERLLALGSLTAGLTHELGNPAAALARTLGQLQEGLDVLAPPVPVTGAVAVPRDPLGRAEAEDRLLDVLDELGVAEPDDLAPVLVEHGVSVEFLGSLGGRAAVETYARGLSVRSLVAEAAAASARISALLASAGNYAQLDRAAEGWVDVRELLDAAIEMLGAGAGRAVGNAHVVKDYADVPRLLGQAGELGQVWTNLLDNALDALAPGPGTVTVRVRDGDPGVVVEIADDGPGIPPELLGRIFEPFVTTKDVGQGTGLGLDIAWRIVVHRHHGRLGVTSEPGNTVFRVWLPLTSEPPTSELSSGGEQ
- a CDS encoding FAD-dependent oxidoreductase, whose protein sequence is MAELEDTAGAGAAPRPVLLTVDDDPAVSRAVARDLRRRYGREYRIVRAESGADALGALRELKLRGEPVAAVLADYRMPQMDGVELLEQAMDLFPTARRVLLTAYADTSAAIRAINDVDLDHYLLKPWNPPEEKLYPVLDALLEGWRAIPARPVDEVVVVGDRWSARSFAVRDFLARNEVPYRWLLAEQPEAVRLMSAVDSTRLPVVVAPGPDGLVVLVDPDDTALAEHVGLSTRPQQDFYDLAIVGGGPAGLGAAVYGASEGLRTVLVEEHATGGQAGQSSRIENYLGFPDGLSGAQLADRARRQVAKFGAETLAARSVTALETSGGAHVVRFADGTSVAAHTVLLATGVSYRTLEGPGLDEFTGRGVYYGAALSEVNACAEEDVFVVGAANSAGQSAVNLARSARSVTMLVRGPSLEASMSSYLIEQIRALGNVHVRTCTEVVRAAGDGHLHSIVVRDRQSGQEQELPATHVFVFIGASPRTGWLEGTVQRDAHGFVVAGPDLHLVDGRPPGWTLDRAPYHLETSVPGVFVAGDARADSVKRVASAVGEGAMAVMLVHRYLARS
- a CDS encoding UBP-type zinc finger domain-containing protein; translation: MTEPIDPTAAPSGPGCADCEVSDPQGWWFHLRRCAACGHVGCCDSSPGQHASGHAASSGHPVVRSYEPGEEWFYDFGTEETFESGPDLAPPLNHPEDQPVPGPHGRVPWNWTTLLH